Part of the Ignavibacteria bacterium genome is shown below.
GGATTGCGCTTTGAACACTTGCCAATCGAAACCAACGCCAAAATACCGCTTGCTATATTTACGAAAATAATCGTCGTAGCGTTTTGTAAAATCAATTGCAAAAAGTTTTTCTACGGAAAGCAAAAAAAGAATAAGAAAAAATTTCAACATCATAAATTCCTTTTTCCTAATTCAGCGCTCCGCCGATAATTATTCCGAGCGCAATAAACAATGCACCGATAACAATTGCTACGGCGAGATTTCCTTTTTTCAGTTCTTCAGGAAAATCGAGTTGCGGAGTCATCTTGTCGAATATCCAATACGCAAAATAGAGAATGCCTAACCCAATAAGCGCGTAAACAAAGTTGAGAATGATGATTGTGTAGTCCATAGTTTGTAAATTGATAATGTATAATTGAAAATTG
Proteins encoded:
- a CDS encoding DUF350 domain-containing protein, coding for MDYTIIILNFVYALIGLGILYFAYWIFDKMTPQLDFPEELKKGNLAVAIVIGALFIALGIIIGGALN